In Salmo salar chromosome ssa03, Ssal_v3.1, whole genome shotgun sequence, a single genomic region encodes these proteins:
- the LOC106602042 gene encoding UPF0472 protein C16orf72 homolog, whose product MEEKKKDGDPEIQEHGPEHWFSKWERQCLAEAEQRESNEEEADNDQDKLWHLFQNSATAVAQLYKDRVCHQQGGLSLWVPFQNAATAVTNLYKESVEAHQRSYDLGIQIGHQRRNKDVLAWVKKRRRTIRREDLISFLCGRAPPPRSSRATLTPGHRLTMVSPNRPPPAPETDSSVEADLQPFREAIALHGLSGAMASISVRSGTPGSPTHVGGAAGGGGGSTPVGRRRNGLHDVDLNTFISEEMALHLDANPRKRSSAQCNDVITDSPTHKRNRMI is encoded by the exons atggaggagaagaagaaagacGGAGACCCGGAGATTCAAGAACACGGACCCGAACATTGGTTCTCAAAATGGGAGCGGCAGTGTTTGGCCGAAGCGGAGCAAAGGGAGTCAAACGAGGAGGAGGCCGATAACGACCAGGATAAATTATGGCATCTCTTCCAGAATTCCGCCACTGCTGTGGCTCAGCTCTACAAAG ACCGAGTATGTCACCAACAGGGGGGGCTTTCTTTGTGGGTGCCGTTTCAGAACGCTGCCACAGCCGTGACCAACCTGTACAAAG agtccgtGGAGGCCCACCAGCGTAGCTACGACCTAGGTATACAGATCGGCCACCAGCGTCGCAACAAGGATGTGCTGGCCTGGGTGAAGAAAAGGAGGAGAACCATTCGGCGAGAGGACCTCATCAGCTTCCTGTGTGGCCGGGCCCCACCCCCCCGGAGTTCCAGAGCCACCCTCACCCCAGGACACAGACTGACCATGGTCTCCCCTAACCGGCCTCCCCCGGCCCCTGAGACTGACTCCTCTGTGGAGGCTGACCTTCAGCCCTTCAGAGAGGCCATCGCACTGCATG GTCTAAGTGGGGCTATGGCCAGCATCAGTGTTCGTTCCGGTACCCCAGGCTCTCCCACCCACGTGGGGGGTGCTgctggtggtgggggtgggtCGACTCCGGTGGGGCGTCGGCGTAACGGTCTCCATGATGTGGACCTGAACACTTTCATCTCCGAGGAGATGGCCCTGCACCTGGACGCTAACCCCAGGAAACGCAGCTCCGCCCAGTGCAATGACGTCATAACAGACTCCCCCACCCATAAACGCAACCGGATGATCTGA